AGCGATGATCAGCTTCAAAACTGATGGTATATTCATCATTGTCCCCCTTACCGATAGAAGCGGATACATTGCTTTGCATAAAAGGAATTGGATATTGAAGCTTAACTTATATATCCCCGACAATCTTGTCGTAGAAATCGACGTAGTTGTCCTTGTCGGCGCCAGCACGAAGTTCCATAGCGGCGCGGGGGTGACGGTTATGCTGGCCTGTGATGATGTAGGGCGCGAGAGGTCCCCATTCCATGCTCTCGCGTAGTTTAACGAAATGGTCCTGTATGAGCTTCCAGACCGGGCGCCGTTTAAATTTCGGGTTGCGGAGAAAGCCGATGAGCAGCTCCATCGGGCAGTTGCCTGCGCCGCGGCCCAGTCCCGCCATAGTCGCATCGACCCTATTGGCGCCCAGGATGATCGCTTCTATGGTATTGGCGAAAGCAAGCTGCTGGTTGTTGTGGGCGTGGATTCCCACCTGCTTGGCGGTGCCTTTGACAGCCTCGATGTATTTCCCCACCAGGATGTCAAGCTGTTCACGGTAAAATGCGCCGAAACTGTCTACGACTACGATCACATCGACCGGCGTTGCAGCGATTACCTCCAGCGCCTGGTCGATTTCCGCGTGCTGTACGGTGGAGATGGCCATCAGGTTGCAACTGGTCTCATAGCCTTTTTCATGGGCGTCATGGATCATTTCAACTGCTTCGGGAATCTGGTCGACATAGCAGGCCACCCGAATCATGTCCAGGACGCTCTGGTCCTTGGGCAGGATGTCGGTTTTCCAGTCGCTCTTGCCCGCATCGGCCATTACAGCCAGTTTCAGGCCCGTGGACTTCGAATCGTGGTTGCCTGTGACCCGGCGGATGTCCTCCTCGTCGCTGTGACGGAAGGGGCCGAATTTTTCTTTGGGAAAGAGGCGCTTGGAGTTCTTATACCCGATCTCCATATAGTCCAGACCCGCCTCGACGCATGCTTCGTAGACCGCCTTGACAAAATCGTTTGCAAATTGATGGTTATTGATCAAACCACCGTCGCGAATGGTGCAGTCAAGCACCTTCAGCTCCGGCCGGTAGGTTACCCAGGGGGCTTTCATCATCATGCTCCTTTCGGATTCAATTGCCGGAAAGAACGAATAATCTATCCGGCAGAATTAAGGTTTTCTTTTTTTCAGGTTTTAGTGCGTGCTACGCTTCACCGATCATATTCCAAAAAACTGAACTTGTTCCGTTACCCGTTCACCCTTCAGGTACACATCATGAACATCCAGGTTTTTATCCAGAACAAGAAAGTCGGCATCTTTACCGACAGCCAGGGATCCTTTCATGGCATCGATATGGAGAATTCTGGCGGGTGTCAACGACGCCATTTCCCAGACTGTGGATAGCGACAGGGTGGTGACCCGAGGCTGGATTTTCAAACAATCCGACAG
The sequence above is drawn from the Candidatus Latescibacter sp. genome and encodes:
- a CDS encoding aldolase catalytic domain-containing protein; translation: MMMKAPWVTYRPELKVLDCTIRDGGLINNHQFANDFVKAVYEACVEAGLDYMEIGYKNSKRLFPKEKFGPFRHSDEEDIRRVTGNHDSKSTGLKLAVMADAGKSDWKTDILPKDQSVLDMIRVACYVDQIPEAVEMIHDAHEKGYETSCNLMAISTVQHAEIDQALEVIAATPVDVIVVVDSFGAFYREQLDILVGKYIEAVKGTAKQVGIHAHNNQQLAFANTIEAIILGANRVDATMAGLGRGAGNCPMELLIGFLRNPKFKRRPVWKLIQDHFVKLRESMEWGPLAPYIITGQHNRHPRAAMELRAGADKDNYVDFYDKIVGDI